From a single Brassica napus cultivar Da-Ae chromosome C9, Da-Ae, whole genome shotgun sequence genomic region:
- the LOC125592548 gene encoding uncharacterized protein At4g04775-like, producing the protein MTNNVGIPSRCWCGKGIVTYVSKTEENPYRRFFRCEIGLKRKKEQHLFKWVDEALLDEIQRMHEQQSRMAEEIEDLRSSLKKTVEEAVIEHKKSGDVGLIGSILTILCLCSKFY; encoded by the exons ATGACTAACAATGTAGGGATTCCTTCCAGATGCTGGTGTGGGAAGGGGATtgtcacttatgtttcaaaaaCGGAGGAGAACCCATACAGAAGATTCTTCCGATGTGAGATTGGTTTGAAG AGAAAGAAAGAGCAACATCTTTTTAAGTGGGTCGACGAGGCTCTACTTGATGAGATACAAAGGATGCATGAGCAACAATCGAGAATGGCCGAAGAAATTGAAGATTTGAGAAGTTCCTTGAAAAAGACAGTGGAGGAAGCAGTTATCGAGCACAAGAAGTCGGGAGATGTAGGACTAATTGGATCCATTCTCACTATTTTATGTCTCtgttctaaattttattga